In one window of Thermus neutrinimicus DNA:
- a CDS encoding MraY family glycosyltransferase: MTELLRRIGIAEPTGTGWLTVAFAFLLALFFTWRFLPQVRRFALKVGWADMPNERRLNREPLPNAGGLAVYAGVVLALVVAAFLRPILVEQVLIQILAILLGGAWLVLVGFIDDQFGLPPLFRLFVQTLAALLLMAVGVRFEAAFGTPLDPVLGLFLTWLWVVGITNALNLMDGLDGLAGGVAYISAMSLLFVSAQFPYWAAGTLVLAALAGAALGFLRHNLHPSRIILGDAGAYFLGYTLAATALLGNLKLTTFLGLLPPALFLLLPILDTTQVVVRRLFRGQNPLSTPGKDHIHHRLLARGLSQRRVAFLLWGLALLFNLLAMVYLGMPKEAILASLFATVSGLGWVTYRRLRALWRGAE; this comes from the coding sequence ATGACCGAGCTTCTCCGCAGGATAGGCATCGCCGAGCCCACGGGCACAGGCTGGCTCACCGTGGCCTTCGCCTTCCTGCTGGCCCTTTTCTTCACCTGGCGGTTCCTGCCCCAGGTGCGCCGCTTCGCCCTCAAGGTGGGTTGGGCGGACATGCCCAACGAAAGGCGCCTAAACCGGGAGCCCCTGCCCAACGCCGGGGGCCTGGCAGTCTACGCGGGGGTGGTGCTGGCCCTGGTGGTGGCCGCCTTCCTAAGGCCCATCCTGGTGGAACAGGTTCTTATCCAAATCCTCGCCATCCTCCTGGGAGGAGCCTGGCTGGTGCTGGTGGGCTTCATCGACGACCAGTTCGGCCTGCCGCCCCTCTTTCGCCTCTTCGTGCAGACCCTGGCCGCCCTCCTCCTCATGGCGGTGGGGGTGCGGTTCGAGGCCGCCTTCGGCACCCCCCTGGATCCCGTCTTGGGGCTTTTCCTCACCTGGCTCTGGGTGGTGGGGATTACCAACGCCCTGAACCTCATGGACGGCCTGGATGGGCTGGCGGGCGGGGTGGCGTACATTAGCGCCATGAGCCTCCTCTTCGTGAGCGCCCAGTTTCCCTACTGGGCGGCAGGCACCCTGGTCCTGGCGGCCCTGGCCGGGGCCGCCTTGGGCTTCCTGCGGCACAACCTTCACCCCAGCCGCATCATCCTGGGGGATGCGGGGGCCTACTTTCTGGGCTACACCCTGGCGGCCACCGCCCTCCTTGGCAACCTGAAGCTCACCACCTTTTTGGGCCTCCTCCCCCCAGCCCTCTTCCTCCTCCTCCCCATCCTGGACACCACCCAGGTGGTGGTGCGAAGGCTATTTCGGGGGCAAAACCCCCTTTCCACCCCCGGCAAGGACCACATCCACCACCGGCTCCTGGCCCGGGGGCTTTCCCAAAGGCGGGTGGCCTTCCTCCTGTGGGGGCTTGCCCTCCTCTTTAACCTTCTGGCCATGGTCTACCTGGGCATGCCCAAGGAGGCCATCCTGGCAAGCCTTTTCGCCACGGTTTCCGGCCTGGGGTGGGTGACCTACCGCCGCCTTAGGGCCCTTTGGAGGGGGGCAGAATAG
- a CDS encoding phosphotransferase → MVLSALKGLLSPDTLPRLTPLGGFEARVYTDGERVYKVYRAGEAHLAALEAERMARAGLGSFVLGVAQVEGQGVLVIRRFPGKPFSPEAFTPKALAALSHLFLSLHRLPEPGYVEREELLERLERFAESLASVPEALALAKALMREVPWVAGVEKRFCHRDAWAGNLLLKTQENPSHDDLEVLLVDWVRSGGDDPARDLALLKTGSLDLLGEGRAREALFRLARLYPKEVRERLAFYVPLTYLHDLHWFRTKKPEGFLEALSEKLPRALGFFQDCFPPRNRAC, encoded by the coding sequence GTGGTGCTCTCGGCCCTGAAGGGCCTCCTCTCCCCCGATACCCTCCCTCGCCTCACCCCCCTGGGCGGTTTTGAAGCCCGGGTGTACACGGATGGGGAAAGGGTCTACAAGGTATACCGGGCTGGCGAGGCTCACCTGGCAGCCCTCGAGGCGGAGAGGATGGCCCGCGCCGGCTTGGGAAGCTTTGTCCTGGGGGTGGCCCAGGTGGAGGGACAGGGGGTCTTGGTCATCCGCCGCTTCCCCGGAAAACCCTTTAGCCCCGAAGCCTTCACCCCCAAGGCCCTGGCTGCCCTCTCCCACCTCTTCCTCTCCCTCCACCGCCTCCCCGAGCCGGGGTACGTGGAGCGGGAGGAGCTTCTGGAGAGGCTAGAGCGCTTCGCCGAAAGCCTGGCCTCCGTGCCCGAAGCCCTTGCCCTCGCCAAGGCCCTCATGCGGGAGGTCCCCTGGGTGGCGGGGGTGGAGAAGCGCTTCTGCCATCGGGACGCCTGGGCGGGAAACCTCCTCCTCAAGACCCAGGAAAACCCCTCCCATGACGACCTCGAGGTGCTCCTGGTGGACTGGGTCCGCTCCGGCGGGGACGATCCCGCCCGGGACCTGGCCCTCCTCAAGACGGGAAGCCTGGACCTCTTGGGGGAGGGACGGGCCCGCGAGGCTCTTTTCCGCCTGGCGCGGTTGTACCCCAAAGAGGTGCGGGAGCGCCTGGCCTTTTACGTGCCCCTCACCTACCTCCACGACCTCCACTGGTTCCGCACGAAAAAACCCGAGGGTTTCCTCGAGGCCCTTTCGGAGAAGCTCCCCCGGGCCCTGGGCTTCTTCCAAGACTGCTTTCCCCCAAGAAACCGGGCGTGTTAG
- a CDS encoding radical SAM protein, whose amino-acid sequence MELLRPEATVLSLGDRVLSFDREGRPYHYFRQGLTFKRALDGSLHLRHREGERRRRRLAEGEALEVYGEILELADAHLQDPVRRAEVLRWTPEALSDPTPYRRAYAWPVSILPPDAYLSVVLQATTGCTWNRCAFCSFYQDRPFRKRSPEAFREHGERVLELLGRGRLLRRGVFLGDGNALALGEPLLSLLEEARRAFPGEPILGFLDLFTGLKKEVAWWERLRALGLRRVYIGLETGHAPLLTLLNKPGHPREALPLVKALKEAGLSLGVILMVGAGGLAYAEAHRRESLALLAQLPLGKEDVVYLSPFQEEPSTPYALLGLEPLPHVEAELAAWARELRRLGLRVARYDIREFLY is encoded by the coding sequence GTGGAGCTTTTGCGCCCGGAGGCCACGGTGCTCTCCTTGGGGGACAGGGTCCTCTCCTTTGACCGGGAGGGCCGGCCCTACCACTACTTCCGCCAGGGACTTACCTTCAAGCGGGCCTTGGACGGAAGCCTGCACCTGCGCCACCGGGAAGGGGAGAGGAGAAGGCGCCGTTTGGCGGAAGGGGAGGCCCTGGAGGTCTATGGGGAAATCCTGGAGCTGGCGGATGCCCACCTGCAAGACCCCGTGCGCCGGGCCGAGGTCCTCCGCTGGACCCCGGAGGCCCTTTCCGACCCCACCCCTTATCGCCGGGCCTACGCCTGGCCCGTGAGCATTCTTCCCCCGGATGCCTACCTTTCCGTGGTCCTCCAGGCCACCACGGGGTGCACTTGGAACCGGTGCGCCTTCTGTTCCTTCTACCAGGACCGCCCCTTTCGGAAGCGAAGCCCTGAGGCTTTCCGGGAGCATGGGGAGCGGGTTTTGGAGCTTTTGGGAAGGGGAAGGCTTTTAAGGCGCGGGGTTTTCCTGGGGGATGGCAATGCCTTGGCCTTGGGCGAGCCCCTCCTTTCCCTTCTGGAAGAGGCCCGCCGGGCCTTCCCCGGGGAGCCCATCCTGGGCTTTTTGGACCTCTTTACAGGCTTGAAGAAGGAGGTTGCCTGGTGGGAAAGGCTCAGGGCCTTAGGGCTTAGGCGGGTGTACATCGGCTTGGAGACCGGGCATGCTCCCTTGCTTACCCTCCTTAACAAGCCCGGGCATCCCCGGGAGGCCTTGCCCCTGGTGAAGGCCTTGAAGGAAGCGGGGCTTTCCTTGGGGGTCATCCTCATGGTGGGAGCTGGGGGCTTGGCCTACGCCGAGGCCCACCGCCGGGAAAGCCTGGCGCTTTTGGCCCAGCTCCCTTTGGGGAAGGAGGACGTGGTTTACCTCTCCCCTTTCCAGGAGGAGCCTAGTACTCCCTACGCTCTCCTGGGCCTAGAGCCCCTTCCCCATGTGGAGGCGGAGCTTGCCGCCTGGGCCAGGGAACTCCGCCGCTTGGGGCTGCGGGTGGCCCGGTACGACATCCGGGAGTTTCTCTACTAG
- a CDS encoding type II toxin-antitoxin system VapC family toxin: MDPFTKGHAQEAIHTYRRYGRAQHPAGLNFGHRLSYATARLEGMPLLYKGDDFAQTDPA; encoded by the coding sequence GTGGACCCCTTTACCAAGGGGCATGCTCAAGAGGCTATCCATACCTATAGACGCTATGGCCGTGCGCAACACCCGGCAGGGCTCAACTTTGGCCATCGTTTAAGCTACGCCACGGCTCGCCTGGAAGGGATGCCCCTACTTTATAAGGGTGACGATTTCGCCCAAACGGATCCGGCCTAA
- the upp gene encoding uracil phosphoribosyltransferase codes for MRITLVDHPLVQHKLAHLRDRRTGAKDFRELAEELSLLMAYEAMRDLELTETTVQTPVAPARVKVLSGKKLALVAILRAGLVMVEGILKLVPHARVGHIGLYRDPESLKPVQYYAKLPPDIHERRVFLLDPMLATGGSASHALTLLKEKGATGIKLMCLIAAPEGLERIAQDHPDTEVVVAAIDERLNDHGYIVPGLGDAGDRIYGTK; via the coding sequence ATGAGGATCACCCTGGTGGACCATCCCTTGGTCCAGCACAAGCTGGCCCACCTCCGGGATAGGCGCACGGGCGCCAAGGACTTTCGCGAGCTGGCGGAGGAGCTGTCCCTCCTCATGGCCTACGAGGCCATGAGGGACCTGGAGCTCACGGAAACCACCGTGCAAACCCCTGTGGCCCCCGCCCGGGTCAAGGTACTTTCCGGCAAGAAGCTGGCCCTGGTGGCCATCCTGCGGGCCGGACTGGTCATGGTGGAGGGCATCCTCAAGCTGGTGCCCCATGCCCGCGTGGGGCACATCGGCCTCTACCGGGACCCCGAGTCCCTCAAGCCCGTCCAGTACTACGCCAAGCTACCCCCGGATATCCACGAGCGCCGGGTCTTCCTCCTGGACCCCATGCTGGCCACGGGCGGAAGCGCCAGCCACGCCCTCACCCTGCTTAAGGAGAAGGGGGCCACGGGAATCAAGCTCATGTGCCTCATCGCTGCCCCCGAGGGCCTGGAGCGCATCGCCCAGGACCACCCCGACACCGAGGTGGTGGTGGCGGCCATCGACGAGCGCCTGAACGACCACGGCTACATCGTTCCCGGCCTGGGGGACGCCGGGGACCGGATCTACGGGACCAAATGA
- a CDS encoding site-2 protease family protein, whose protein sequence is MLQRGLPLFRVLGIPLYLDLSFLLILPLMAFLIGSNLPLYLEFFGLPQDPSLLQGSLPFLLGLSAALGLFASVLLHELGHALTARRFGIETKRITLWLLGGVAQMERIPREPQKELGIALAGPAVSLALALLFRLLRVEAGALGFLTHYLALVNLMLGLFNLLPALPLDGGRVYRALLAFRKPYLQATRQALALSQAVAWALGLFGLVVLNPFLILIAFFVYMASRAEVEATLLAQALSGLKVRDLMTPNPLVVPPGLSVQEVLGLALAHKVSGFPVVEEGRVLGVVGLEGLEGADPLDPVVHHLKEPLVLSPEEEALAAMERMAERGYVRALVMEGEQLRGILSKTDLLRAFQVRMLGRSSP, encoded by the coding sequence ATGCTCCAGCGCGGCCTTCCCCTGTTCCGCGTCCTGGGAATCCCCCTCTACCTGGACCTCTCCTTCCTCCTGATCCTGCCCCTGATGGCCTTTCTCATCGGCAGCAACCTACCCCTTTACCTGGAGTTTTTTGGCCTGCCCCAGGACCCCTCCCTGCTCCAAGGCAGCCTGCCCTTTCTCCTGGGTTTATCGGCCGCCTTAGGGCTATTCGCCTCCGTGCTTTTGCACGAGCTCGGGCACGCCTTAACCGCCCGGCGCTTCGGCATCGAAACCAAGCGCATCACCCTTTGGCTTTTGGGCGGGGTGGCCCAGATGGAAAGGATCCCCAGGGAACCCCAAAAGGAGCTCGGGATCGCCCTGGCGGGGCCAGCGGTGAGCCTCGCCCTGGCCCTCCTCTTCCGTTTGCTACGGGTGGAGGCTGGGGCCTTGGGGTTCCTCACCCACTATTTGGCCCTGGTGAACCTGATGCTGGGACTATTTAACCTCCTTCCGGCCTTGCCCTTGGACGGGGGCCGGGTCTACCGGGCGCTTTTGGCCTTCCGCAAACCCTACCTCCAGGCCACCCGGCAGGCCCTGGCCCTGAGCCAGGCGGTGGCCTGGGCCTTGGGGCTTTTCGGCCTGGTGGTCCTCAACCCCTTCCTGATCCTTATCGCTTTTTTCGTGTACATGGCCTCGAGGGCCGAGGTGGAGGCCACCCTCCTGGCCCAAGCCCTAAGTGGGCTCAAGGTAAGGGACTTGATGACCCCAAACCCCCTGGTGGTCCCGCCGGGGCTTTCGGTCCAGGAGGTGCTGGGCCTGGCCCTGGCCCACAAGGTTTCCGGCTTTCCCGTGGTAGAGGAGGGGCGGGTTCTAGGGGTGGTGGGCCTCGAGGGGCTGGAGGGAGCCGACCCCTTGGACCCGGTGGTCCACCACCTAAAAGAGCCCTTGGTCCTCTCCCCGGAGGAGGAGGCCCTCGCCGCCATGGAACGGATGGCCGAGCGGGGGTACGTCCGGGCCCTGGTGATGGAAGGGGAACAGCTTCGCGGCATCCTCAGCAAGACCGATCTCCTAAGGGCCTTCCAGGTGCGGATGCTAGGACGTTCCTCACCTTGA
- a CDS encoding MFS transporter yields the protein MLALALLRDPLYRSYWLALFASQMGTWMQSAAQGWLVLLLTGSAERLGLVVALQFLPSLLFSLPAGVLADRYPKRNLLLFTQGGMMVLALLMALLILTGGVRYGHVLLFAFLYGALNAMDLPVRQSFTVELAGRDRYPGAIALNSFGFNTSRLLGPALAGLSIAFFGVGVAYLANALSFLPLLLVLRRTSLGPREEEGNGRFWREAQEGVRFVLEHPLVRRVVGLLLFASLLGMNFQTLVPAYARLVLGLSATGYGALLSSVGLGALGAALVMAFTGRPKPGRLLLGVFFLSLAHLGLFLPYAFLAPFFLALGGFGMISVLINANTLVQLSVPDRIRGRVMAVYSLVMLGTGPLGAYLTGLLFELLGGRLAALALGGAVLMVGLYGLRPWPREPSPPA from the coding sequence GTGCTGGCCTTGGCCCTCCTCCGAGACCCCCTTTATCGCTCCTACTGGCTCGCCCTTTTTGCCTCCCAGATGGGCACCTGGATGCAGTCCGCGGCCCAGGGCTGGCTGGTCCTCCTCCTTACGGGAAGCGCGGAGAGGCTTGGGCTCGTGGTGGCCCTGCAGTTTTTGCCTTCCCTGCTCTTTTCCCTCCCCGCCGGGGTCTTGGCGGATCGTTACCCCAAGCGGAACCTCCTTCTCTTTACCCAGGGGGGCATGATGGTTCTGGCCCTTCTTATGGCCCTCCTCATCCTCACCGGAGGGGTGCGGTACGGCCACGTGCTCCTCTTCGCCTTCCTCTACGGGGCCTTGAACGCCATGGACCTCCCGGTGCGCCAAAGCTTCACCGTGGAGCTGGCGGGCCGGGACCGGTATCCGGGGGCCATCGCCCTTAACTCCTTTGGCTTCAACACCAGCAGGTTGTTGGGGCCGGCCCTGGCGGGGTTGTCCATCGCCTTCTTTGGCGTGGGGGTGGCCTATTTGGCCAATGCCCTTTCCTTTTTGCCCCTTCTTTTGGTCCTGCGCCGAACCTCCCTGGGCCCCAGGGAGGAGGAAGGGAATGGCCGCTTTTGGCGGGAGGCCCAGGAGGGGGTGCGCTTTGTCCTGGAGCATCCCTTGGTGCGCCGGGTGGTGGGGCTTTTGCTCTTCGCTAGCCTCTTGGGCATGAACTTCCAGACCCTGGTGCCCGCCTATGCCCGGCTGGTCCTGGGTCTTTCCGCCACCGGGTATGGCGCCTTGCTGTCCAGCGTGGGGCTTGGGGCCCTGGGGGCGGCTTTGGTCATGGCCTTCACGGGTCGGCCCAAACCGGGCAGGCTTCTTCTAGGGGTCTTTTTCCTTTCCCTGGCCCACCTGGGCCTCTTCCTGCCCTACGCCTTCCTGGCCCCCTTCTTTTTGGCCCTGGGAGGGTTCGGCATGATCTCCGTGCTCATCAACGCCAACACCCTGGTGCAGCTATCCGTGCCCGACCGGATCCGGGGCCGGGTGATGGCGGTGTACAGCCTGGTGATGCTGGGCACCGGGCCCCTTGGGGCCTACCTCACCGGGCTTCTCTTTGAGCTCCTCGGGGGGCGCCTGGCCGCCTTGGCCCTGGGAGGAGCGGTGCTGATGGTGGGGCTTTACGGGCTACGCCCCTGGCCTAGGGAGCCCAGTCCTCCGGCCTAG
- a CDS encoding glycerate kinase type-2 family protein — MKLLLLATFHQALKEAHPYRLTLKALPKAKPHLILAVGKGGAWMLRAALDRYGEVPYHLTLPKGQDALGLRAVFAGHPLPDGESLKAAQEVLELLKGLSPKARVLALVSGGGSALWCLPLGISLEEKRVLTEALLKSGASIREINTVRKHLSQVKGGRLLKTTRAQVRVLLLSDVPGDDPGVIASGPFHPDASTYLEALSILDRYGLAFPEARRVLEEGLRGRLPETLKPEDPALKRLAYRIAGRNLDLLEAAQEFLRRQGHRAVILSDRFGGEARALARFHAELVETLRAHRLPFKTPLFLLSGGEAQVRVRGRGRGGRNLEFLLALYAHLQAPLYALAADSDGLDGTSGAAGALLTPEVWDLGLDPRPFLEANDSLGFFERAGTLLRTGPTGTNLNDFRLLFVD, encoded by the coding sequence GTGAAACTCCTTCTTCTTGCCACCTTCCACCAAGCCCTAAAGGAAGCCCACCCCTACCGCCTCACCCTTAAGGCCCTTCCCAAGGCCAAGCCCCACCTTATCCTGGCGGTGGGCAAGGGAGGGGCGTGGATGCTGAGGGCAGCCTTGGATCGCTACGGGGAGGTGCCCTATCACCTCACCCTGCCCAAGGGGCAGGACGCCTTGGGGCTAAGGGCGGTCTTCGCCGGCCATCCCCTGCCCGATGGGGAAAGCCTCAAAGCGGCCCAGGAGGTTTTGGAGCTCCTTAAGGGGCTTTCCCCCAAGGCCCGGGTTTTGGCTTTGGTCTCGGGTGGGGGAAGCGCCCTTTGGTGCCTTCCCCTGGGGATTTCCCTGGAGGAAAAACGGGTCTTGACGGAGGCCCTTCTAAAGAGCGGGGCCAGCATAAGGGAGATCAACACCGTGCGCAAGCACCTCTCCCAGGTGAAGGGGGGAAGGCTTCTAAAGACCACCCGGGCCCAGGTCCGGGTACTTCTCCTCTCCGACGTGCCAGGGGATGATCCCGGGGTCATCGCCTCGGGGCCCTTCCACCCCGATGCCAGCACCTACCTCGAGGCCCTCTCCATCCTGGACCGCTACGGCTTGGCTTTTCCCGAGGCCAGACGGGTGTTGGAAGAGGGACTGAGGGGCCGGCTTCCCGAAACCCTGAAGCCAGAAGACCCTGCCCTAAAGCGGCTCGCCTACCGGATCGCCGGGCGCAACCTGGACCTCCTCGAGGCCGCCCAAGAGTTCCTAAGGCGGCAAGGCCACCGGGCGGTGATCCTCTCGGACCGCTTCGGCGGCGAGGCCCGGGCCCTAGCCCGCTTCCATGCGGAGCTGGTGGAAACCCTTCGCGCCCACAGGCTTCCCTTCAAAACCCCCCTTTTCCTCCTCTCCGGGGGCGAGGCCCAGGTGCGGGTGAGGGGAAGGGGCAGGGGAGGGCGGAACCTGGAGTTCCTCCTTGCCCTCTACGCCCACCTCCAAGCCCCCCTCTACGCCCTGGCCGCGGATTCCGATGGGCTGGATGGAACCTCGGGCGCGGCGGGGGCCCTCCTCACCCCCGAGGTCTGGGACCTGGGCCTGGACCCGAGGCCCTTCCTAGAGGCCAACGACAGCCTGGGCTTTTTTGAGCGGGCGGGAACCCTCCTGCGCACAGGGCCCACCGGCACCAACCTCAACGACTTCCGCCTCCTCTTTGTGGACTAA
- a CDS encoding NADH-quinone oxidoreductase subunit 15, producing the protein MSAAHERELYEAWVELLSWMREYAKEKGVRFEKEADFPDFIYRMERPYDLPTTIMTASLSDALGEPFLLADVSPRHARLKRIGIRLPRAHIHLHAHYEPGKGLVTGKIPLTKERFFALADRAREALAFA; encoded by the coding sequence ATGAGCGCCGCGCACGAACGGGAACTCTATGAGGCCTGGGTGGAGCTCCTCTCCTGGATGCGGGAGTACGCCAAGGAGAAAGGGGTCCGCTTTGAGAAGGAGGCGGACTTCCCCGATTTCATCTACCGCATGGAGCGCCCCTATGACCTTCCCACCACCATCATGACCGCCTCCCTTTCCGACGCCTTGGGAGAGCCTTTTCTCCTGGCGGACGTCTCCCCCCGGCACGCCAGGCTGAAGCGCATCGGCATCCGCCTTCCCCGGGCCCACATCCACCTGCACGCCCACTATGAGCCAGGGAAGGGCTTGGTGACGGGGAAAATCCCCCTTACCAAGGAGCGCTTCTTCGCCCTGGCCGACCGGGCGCGGGAGGCCTTGGCCTTCGCCTAG
- a CDS encoding HEPN domain-containing protein, translating to MVWEDPCFDVQQAAEKALNALLIALGVPFPKSHDTASSADPSPPPGAPRARNPGAA from the coding sequence GTGGTCTGGGAGGACCCGTGCTTTGACGTCCAGCAGGCCGCAGAAAAGGCCCTCAACGCACTCCTTATCGCCCTTGGCGTCCCTTTTCCCAAAAGCCACGACACGGCTTCTTCGGCTGATCCGTCCCCCCCTCCCGGTGCCCCCAGAGCTAGAAACCCTGGTGCGGCTTAA
- the hemW gene encoding radical SAM family heme chaperone HemW: MASLYVHVPFCPTLCPYCDFHVVRRGPGWVEAYLKRLKEEAQRLNEVHPEPLTTLYLGGGTPSYLKDRELVELFQALPWRPEAGAEVTLEANPGTLNPERLALLKDLGVTRLSLGVQSFQDRVLRFLGRAHGRKGALKAVEWALEGGFRVSLDLILGLPMQEVEKDLKEAASLGVGHVSAYTLQVEKGTPFALLGVKEDPEREAWAMERAGEILEEAGLVRYEVSNFARPGEEARHNLAYWRNGFWLALGPGATGQYPGTAPVYALRRTNPPLPRWLLGEPPQEEAIPPLEHAKESLMLGLRLREGVDVEAVEGRTGLSLWPRLQPAAASLAEEGLLQVEGPRLRPTRRAFPLLHQVVLRLWEALED; encoded by the coding sequence ATGGCTAGTCTTTACGTCCATGTCCCCTTCTGCCCCACCCTCTGCCCCTACTGCGACTTCCACGTGGTGCGCCGGGGCCCGGGGTGGGTGGAGGCCTACCTAAAGCGCCTGAAGGAGGAAGCCCAAAGGCTTAACGAGGTCCACCCTGAGCCCCTAACGACCCTTTACCTGGGCGGGGGAACCCCCAGCTACCTCAAAGACCGGGAGCTGGTGGAGCTCTTTCAGGCTCTCCCTTGGAGGCCCGAAGCGGGTGCGGAGGTGACCCTCGAGGCCAATCCCGGCACCTTAAACCCCGAACGCCTGGCCCTTCTAAAGGACCTGGGGGTAACCCGCCTCTCCCTAGGGGTGCAAAGCTTCCAGGACCGGGTGCTCAGGTTTCTGGGCCGGGCCCATGGGCGAAAGGGAGCCTTGAAGGCCGTGGAGTGGGCTTTGGAGGGGGGATTTAGGGTTTCCCTGGACCTCATCCTGGGCCTGCCCATGCAGGAGGTGGAGAAGGACCTAAAGGAGGCCGCCTCCCTGGGGGTAGGACACGTATCCGCCTACACCCTGCAGGTGGAAAAGGGTACCCCCTTTGCCCTTTTGGGCGTGAAGGAGGACCCGGAGCGGGAAGCCTGGGCCATGGAGAGGGCGGGGGAGATCCTGGAGGAAGCCGGCCTTGTGCGCTACGAGGTATCCAACTTCGCCAGGCCCGGCGAGGAGGCCCGGCACAACCTAGCCTACTGGCGGAATGGCTTCTGGCTGGCCCTGGGCCCCGGGGCCACCGGCCAGTACCCGGGCACAGCACCCGTCTACGCCCTCCGCCGCACCAACCCTCCCCTCCCCCGCTGGCTCCTGGGGGAGCCCCCTCAGGAGGAGGCTATCCCCCCCCTGGAGCATGCCAAGGAAAGCCTGATGCTGGGCCTGCGCCTGAGGGAGGGGGTGGATGTGGAGGCGGTGGAGGGGAGAACAGGCCTAAGCCTCTGGCCTAGGCTCCAGCCTGCCGCCGCTTCCCTGGCGGAAGAGGGCCTTTTGCAGGTGGAAGGCCCTCGCCTCAGACCCACCCGCAGGGCATTCCCCCTCCTGCACCAGGTGGTCCTGAGGCTATGGGAGGCCCTCGAGGACTAG
- the wecB gene encoding non-hydrolyzing UDP-N-acetylglucosamine 2-epimerase — protein sequence MKRVVLAFGTRPEATKMAPVYLALKGYPHIKPLVLLTGQHREQLRQALGLFGIQEDRNLDVMQERQALPDLAARILPQAARALEEMRADYVLVHGDTLTTFAVAWAAFLVGLPVGHVEAGLRSGNLKEPFPEEANRRLTDVLTDLDFAPTPLAKENLLREGKRGETVLVTGQTGVDAVLLAAQLGRLPQGLPPGPYVTVTMHRRENWPILSELARALRKVAEAFPHLTFVYPVHLNPVVREAVFPVLKGVKNFLLLDPLDYGPMAALMRESLLLITDSGGLQEEGAALGVPVVVLRNVTERPEGLEAGILRLAGTDPQRVYLTVRALLENPEELTRMRQAKNPYGDGKAGIRVAQGVAWRLGLGPRPEDWAP from the coding sequence ATGAAGCGCGTGGTTCTGGCCTTTGGCACCCGGCCCGAGGCCACCAAGATGGCCCCGGTCTACCTGGCCTTGAAGGGGTACCCCCACATCAAGCCCCTCGTCCTCCTCACCGGCCAGCACCGGGAGCAGCTGAGGCAGGCCCTGGGGCTTTTCGGCATCCAGGAGGACCGGAACCTGGACGTGATGCAAGAGCGCCAGGCCCTGCCGGACCTGGCAGCCCGTATCCTGCCCCAGGCGGCCAGGGCCCTCGAGGAGATGCGGGCGGACTACGTGCTGGTCCACGGGGACACCCTCACCACCTTCGCCGTAGCCTGGGCGGCCTTCCTGGTGGGGCTTCCCGTGGGGCACGTGGAGGCGGGCTTAAGGAGCGGCAACCTCAAGGAACCCTTTCCCGAGGAGGCCAACCGCCGCCTCACCGACGTCCTCACCGACCTGGACTTCGCCCCCACCCCCCTGGCCAAGGAGAACCTCCTAAGGGAGGGGAAGCGGGGGGAAACGGTCCTGGTCACCGGCCAGACGGGGGTGGATGCCGTGCTCTTGGCCGCCCAACTGGGCCGGCTCCCCCAGGGCCTTCCCCCAGGGCCCTACGTGACCGTGACCATGCACCGCCGGGAGAACTGGCCCATCCTTTCCGAGCTTGCCCGGGCCTTGAGGAAGGTGGCCGAAGCCTTTCCCCACCTCACCTTCGTCTACCCAGTACACCTTAACCCCGTGGTGCGGGAGGCGGTCTTTCCCGTGCTCAAAGGGGTAAAGAACTTTCTCCTCCTGGATCCCCTGGACTACGGGCCCATGGCCGCCCTTATGCGGGAAAGCCTCCTCCTCATCACCGACTCCGGGGGGCTTCAGGAGGAGGGAGCGGCCTTGGGGGTTCCCGTGGTGGTGCTCAGGAACGTCACGGAAAGGCCGGAAGGCCTCGAGGCGGGCATCTTGAGGCTGGCGGGCACCGATCCCCAAAGGGTTTACCTCACGGTGAGGGCTTTGCTGGAAAACCCCGAGGAGCTCACCCGCATGCGACAGGCCAAGAACCCCTACGGGGACGGGAAGGCGGGAATACGGGTGGCCCAGGGGGTGGCCTGGCGCCTGGGCCTGGGGCCTAGGCCGGAGGACTGGGCTCCCTAG